ACCCTCTTATAATACCGATCATACTGCCCATTGTTTCCATTGCACTTAGCCTCTGGAATGTCAGTGATAGTCATTCACAACTGTTTTTTTCAAATTTAGTTCAGCAGAACAGCCTCATTCACCTTACCCCTTAAATATTACTTCCAAAACCCCTAAACAAACCATGTGGATGACTGGAAACCTTGATGACTGGCACTAGTTAGATTCACCCAAGTTCAAGCACCTTTTTTTCACTAGACCTGCACTTTCTTTTCTTATCACAACTGGAAACATATCAATATTATCAGGCCTAGAGTGTATTTGCTACAACAGGTCTTTCAACTTTGGTCCTAGATGGCCCAAGTCCAGCACAGATTGGCATCACCCCTGTTCaaacacacctgacccaaatCAACGATCACCTGGGACTGGTTTGGAAGGGACTGAACCTGATTAACTTTGCCCTAAAAAACTATTTGTTCTATTTTTGTTGTAACTGGAGGAGTTACTACTCTGCTCTTACAATCTGCATCACTgcatcacactgtgatttttttttccttaaattcaATTATGTTAAGTCATTTCAGATATAAAAAGGTGGTGTGTGTGATAAAAGGCAAAAGTAATGTGTGCCATGCTGTGATCAAGGAGAAAAGAAGTTAAGAAATGCTAATGTGGGACAAAATACACAGAagacatttataaatataaaaaaaggaaactcAAACATCACAGTCCCAGCACCAGAACCATTCATGACCATCTCCAAAGATCTAACAAGCACGGAATGGTTTGCTAGTTTTTTGGCAGTGGAATTCCGACTGCTGACTGGCTGTGTCCTTCCATCAGTTCTCTGGCTCTGTTCACCTGTTCCTGTGAGCAGTAGTCCTGCAGGAAGACCGTGGCCAGGTTGCTGAGGCGAGGGTTCTGTGTAAGTGAGAAGCGCAGCATGCACTGGACCACCGCACTGTCTGTGATTTTGGAGTGGGACGCTGCTGTGGAAAGGTTCATTAGTGTTGTGATGGCAGAGAGAACGGTCTCGTCTCTGAGGCTGGACAAGCATCCAACCACCAGCGGAATTCCTTCACTCTCCAAAATCTGGTCACGACATTCTTGGTCCATGCTGATGTTACACAGGCCACCTGAagggaaaaaataattttaatgtcAGGCAGAgaatacacagtaccagtcaagtttggacacagcttcttattcagtgtttcttttatttctttattgtttttctacactgtagattaatattaaacacaaacaaT
This genomic stretch from Astyanax mexicanus isolate ESR-SI-001 chromosome 15, AstMex3_surface, whole genome shotgun sequence harbors:
- the armc7 gene encoding armadillo repeat-containing protein 7 → MDRFCASERFEYLQGLVTEFQDTDSEEAKEQVLANLANFAYDPRNMEALRMLQVTELFLDMLTEENENFVEFGIGGLCNISMDQECRDQILESEGIPLVVGCLSSLRDETVLSAITTLMNLSTAASHSKITDSAVVQCMLRFSLTQNPRLSNLATVFLQDYCSQEQVNRARELMEGHSQSAVGIPLPKN